Proteins encoded in a region of the Thunnus maccoyii chromosome 4, fThuMac1.1, whole genome shotgun sequence genome:
- the letmd1 gene encoding LETM1 domain-containing protein 1 isoform X1, with amino-acid sequence MALSCSSLCSRLSLIRLCGLRANRITNGLYSPCVSRQSSLSLCRHYSSSKVRRGIGRYVASRLQWANVKYEGFLKSRFPRFYQLYHTFVEVTLGFKLLFQDAKDVKRIKIKMASERLRVQDLPYRDMEKLRQFRRDVIKAIPLVMISIPPFANYLVFVLMYFFPRQLLIRHFWTPRQQVEFRGVYHSFRAKQHRPVLKGLEYTSGRVKDGQLQGRLKDLCAKVQSGGNPQVSEILAVRRVFAGPPLGVKRMRVNHMRHISPLLFLTPRLPGFLIRHRLNSHALELLWLDRALSRLGAHQLSDSELKHACYLRGLNSDSLSPNQCREWLSQWLQVSSSLKESEVSLLLHSIVLLSANYPNGPNRH; translated from the exons ATGGCGCTGTCCTGTTCCAGCCTGTGCAGCCGTTTGTCTTTGATCCGACTATGTGGTCTCAGGGCGAACAGAATAACAAATGGCCTTTATTCTCCCTGCGTGTCCCGTCAGTCCAG TTTGTCTCTGTGTAGACACTACTCGTCGTCCAAAGTTAGGCGAGGTATCGGTCGATATGTCGCCTCCAGGCTCCAGTGGgcaaatgtcaaatatgaagGTTTCCTCAAAAGCAGATTTCCCCGCTTTTATCAGCTCTACCACACTTTTGTTGAAG TCACTCTAGGATTCAAGCTACTTTTCCAAGACGCCAAAGATGTGAagaggataaaaataaaaatggccaGTGAAAGACTGCGGGTCCAGGATTTACCCTACAGGGACATGGAGAAACTCAGACAG TTTCGCAGAGACGTGATTAAGGCCATTCCTCTGGTGATGATCTCTATCCCTCCCTTCGCCAACTACCTGGTCTTTGTCTTGAT GTACTTTTTCCCTCGCCAGCTCCTGATCCGTCATTTCTGGACTCCCAGGCAGCAGGTGGAGTTTCGGGGTGTGTATCATTCCTTCAGGGCGAAGCAGCACCGGCCGGTGCTCAAAGGGCTCGAGTATACGAGCGGCCGGGTCAAAGATGGTCAGCTGCAGGGTCGCCTTAAGGACTTGTGCGCTAAG GTGCAAAGTGGAGGAAACCCTCAAGTGTCTGAAATCCTTGCTGTTCGACGCGTGTTTGCTGGACCCCCTCTGGGTGTAAAGAGGATGAGAGTGAATCACATG AGACACATCAGCCCCCTGCTCTTCCTGACACCTCGCCTCCCGGGTTTCCTGATTCGCCATCGGCTGAACAGCCACGCCCTGGAGCTGCTCTGGCTGGACCGCGCCCTCAGCCGGCTGGGCGCTCACCAGCTGAGTGACTCTGAACTCAAACAT GCTTGTTATCTGAGGGGTCTCAATTCTGATAGTCTTAGCCCTAACCAGTGCCGTGAGTGGTTATCCCAGTGGCTTCAGGTGTCCTCCTCTTTAAAag AATCTGAGGTGTCACTGCTCCTGCACAGCATTGTATTGCTCTCTGCCAACTACCCCAACGGTCCCAACCGCCACTGA
- the nemp1 gene encoding nuclear envelope integral membrane protein 1, with product MAGCMKMTNAFISASAKSVVFMALLICLPRTSHQDTGNKSLILNLGDGEQYVKTGSNLFCYNNAILPTWKHIWTRIQVRVWSSNTFKVETVDGEEELQELERFSVWGWFQSLLREGHNETTINISLFSKKTCFKIDPADNTKYTVKSIRKFDIYLFLVFLTGTLLFLFADSLSRSQVFFYSAGMSTGMIASLIILLFILARFLPKKSPFYVLIIGGWSFSVYAIQLVCRNLGVILREHWNMALGYVVVVGFISFAVCYRYGPLVDKKSINILSWTLQLFGLLLIYLGIQIQQVAFAIIVAALLSKHLEYPVYLAVVAWRRIRRFVHWKPEPRRLLTEEEYQKQAEEETRRALEELRKYCNSPEFSPWKAVSRLQSPKRFADFIEGSPHLMSNEVSVHAQEYGFGGSFFEDEFFDTDDEEEEDIKPMTKPE from the exons ATGGCGGGATGCATGAAAATGACAAACGCTTTCATTTCTGCAAGTGCTAAGTCAGTGGTTTTCATGGCGCTGCTTATCTGCTTACCTCGAACCTCACACCAGGATACGG GAAACAAGTCTCTAATACTTAATCTCGGGGATGGAGAGCAGTATGTGAAGACAGGGTCCAATCTCTTCTGTTATAACAACGCCATACTGCCGACCTGGAAGCATATCTGGACCAGGATTCAG GTCAGAGTGTGGAGTTCAAACACGTTTAAGGTGGAGACTGTAGATGgggaggaggagctgcaggagctgGAGCGCTTCAGTGTCTGGGGCTGGTTCCAGAGCTTGTTACGTGAGGGCCACAATGAAACCACCATTAACATCAGCTTGTTCAGCAAGAAGACCTGCTTCAAGATCGACCCCGCTGATAACACTAAGTACACTGTCAAGTCAATTCGTA AGTTTGATATCTATCTGTTTTTGGTATTCCTCACCGGAACGTTGTTATTCCTCTTTGCAGACTCACTCAGCAG GAGTCAAGTTTTCTTCTACTCTGCCGGTATGAGCACAGGTATGATCGCCTCCCTCAtcatcctcctgttcatattggctcGCTTTTTGCCAAAG AAAAGCCCTTTTTACGTATTGATAATTGGCGGCTGGTCATTCTCCGTGTACGCCATCCAGCTTGTCTGCAGGAATCTCGGTGTGATTCTGCGAGAACACTGGAACATGGCATTAG GTTATGTGGTGGTAGTGGGATTCATCAGTTTTGCTGTGTGTTATCGATACGGTCCTCTGGTGGATAAGAAGAGCATCAACATCCTGTCGTGGACGCTGCAGCTCTTTGGCCTGCTCCTGATTTATTTAGGAATTCAAATCCAGCAAGTCGCGTTCGCCATCATCGTGGCGGCTTTGCTCTCCAAACATCTGGAGTATCCAGTCTATCTGGCAGTTGTTGCATGGAG GAGGATCAGAAGGTTTGTTCACTGGAAGCCAGAGCCGCGTCGCCTGCTGACTGAGGAAGAGTATCAGAAGCAAGCGGAGGAAGAGACTCGGCGAGCGCTGGAAGAGTTGCGGAAGTACTGTAACAGCCCAGAGTTCAGCCCGTGGAAGGCAGTGTCCAGGCTTCAGTCCCCAAAAAG GTTTGCTGATTTTATCGAAGGGTCACCTCACTTGATGTCAAACGAGGTGTCCGTCCACGCGCAGGAATATGGCTTCGGAGGATCGTTTTTCGAGGACGAATTTTTTGACACAGatgacgaagaagaagaagatattaAACCTATGACAAAACCAGAGTGA
- the cd63 gene encoding CD63 antigen translates to MGVEGGMKCVKFLLFFFNFIFWLCGLALIVVGILVQVNLHKTFMIRDPTASGAPIVLIGIGVVIFFIAFFGCCGAWKENYCMVTTFAILISLIIIVEIAAAIAGYIFRNKISNVVQDSLTEMITNYNNSTDDFKKAVDNLQEDLKCCGVNSSADWKNYRPNGNSVPDSCCVNVTAGCGIGTMTDPAKVHQKGCQDAVEALLKKHIQWVIVAALVIAFLQIMGIVFSCLLMRGIRSGYEVM, encoded by the exons ATGGGTGTAGAGGGGGGAATGAAATGTGTCAAgttcctgcttttctttttcaactttattttctgG ttaTGCGGCCTAGCGTTGATCGTCGTGGGAATCCTGGTTCAGGTTAATTTGCACAAGACCTTCATGATCCGTGATCCGACAGCCTCCGGAGCTCCCATCGTCCTCATCGGAATCGGTGTGGTGATTTTCTTCATCGCCTTCTTTGGCTGCTGCGGTGCCTGGAAAGAGAACTACTGCATGGTCACCACG tttGCCATCCTTATCTCTCTTATCATCATTGTTGAGATTGCTGCAGCAATTGCCGGATACATCTTCAGGAACAAA ATCTCAAATGTCGTCCAGGATAGTCTCACCGAAATGATCACCAACTACAACAACAGCACAGATGATTTCAAAAAGGCTGTGGATAATCTGCAGGAGGAT TTGAAATGCTGTGGCGTGAACAGCTCCGCCGACTGGAAAAACTACAGACCTAATGGGAACTCAGTGCCTGACTCGTGCTGTGTGAATGTCACCGCCGGCTGTGGAATCGGGACCATGACAGATCCTGCCAAAGTGCACCAGAAG GGTTGTCAAGATGCTGTTGAGGCTTTACTGAAGAAACACATCCAGTGGGTGATAGTTGCAGCTCTCGTTATTGCTTTCCTGCAG ATTATGGGCATCGTGTTCTCCTGCCTGCTGATGAGAGGCATCCGCAGCGGCTACGAAGTCATGTGA
- the zgc:56699 gene encoding gametocyte-specific factor 1: MATTIRFGTTSSPCTTAAAERAQLAEEMDGKGNCDPDKLLQCPFDKNHQIRACRFPYHLIKCRKNHPKLASELKTCPFNARHLVPKHELTHHTETCEDRISVDTEHGQSTNGLRQVPVSTWVNPDMTEDWDKEADDSAAPFVWGINTVLNQKPEARPTNHLSPSFRTPNTLPWSGYNP, translated from the exons ATGGCGACCACCATCAGATTTGGAACCACCAGTAGTCCTTGcaccacagctgctgctgagcGAGCACAGTTGGCAGAGGAAATGG ATGGAAAAGGGAACTGTGACCCTGACAAACTTCTGCAGTGCCCCTTTGACAAGAACCACCAGATCCGGGCCTGCCGCTTCCCTTACCATCTTATTAAGTGCAGGAAG AATCATCCAAAACTGGCCAGTGAGCTGAAAACTTGCCCTTTCAACGCTCGCCACCTGGTCCCCAAGCACGAGCTGACACACCACACTGAAACCTGCGAGGACAGAATATCTGTGGACACTGAGCACG GTCAAAGCACAAATGGACTCAGGCAGGTCCCAGTCAGCACCTGGGTTAACCCGGACATGACTGAGGACTGGGACAAAG AGGCTGATGATAGCGCTGCTCCGTTTGTGTGGGGTATAAATACGGTCTTGAATCAGAA ACCCGAGGCAAGGCCCACCAACCATCTCAGTCCCAGTTTTAGAACGCCCAATACCCTCCCATGGTCGGGTTATAACCCATAA
- the letmd1 gene encoding LETM1 domain-containing protein 1 isoform X2: MALSCSSLCSRLSLIRLCGLRANRITNGLYSPCVSRQSSLSLCRHYSSSKVRRGIGRYVASRLQWANVKYEGFLKSRFPRFYQLYHTFVEGFKLLFQDAKDVKRIKIKMASERLRVQDLPYRDMEKLRQFRRDVIKAIPLVMISIPPFANYLVFVLMYFFPRQLLIRHFWTPRQQVEFRGVYHSFRAKQHRPVLKGLEYTSGRVKDGQLQGRLKDLCAKVQSGGNPQVSEILAVRRVFAGPPLGVKRMRVNHMRHISPLLFLTPRLPGFLIRHRLNSHALELLWLDRALSRLGAHQLSDSELKHACYLRGLNSDSLSPNQCREWLSQWLQVSSSLKESEVSLLLHSIVLLSANYPNGPNRH; encoded by the exons ATGGCGCTGTCCTGTTCCAGCCTGTGCAGCCGTTTGTCTTTGATCCGACTATGTGGTCTCAGGGCGAACAGAATAACAAATGGCCTTTATTCTCCCTGCGTGTCCCGTCAGTCCAG TTTGTCTCTGTGTAGACACTACTCGTCGTCCAAAGTTAGGCGAGGTATCGGTCGATATGTCGCCTCCAGGCTCCAGTGGgcaaatgtcaaatatgaagGTTTCCTCAAAAGCAGATTTCCCCGCTTTTATCAGCTCTACCACACTTTTGTTGAAG GATTCAAGCTACTTTTCCAAGACGCCAAAGATGTGAagaggataaaaataaaaatggccaGTGAAAGACTGCGGGTCCAGGATTTACCCTACAGGGACATGGAGAAACTCAGACAG TTTCGCAGAGACGTGATTAAGGCCATTCCTCTGGTGATGATCTCTATCCCTCCCTTCGCCAACTACCTGGTCTTTGTCTTGAT GTACTTTTTCCCTCGCCAGCTCCTGATCCGTCATTTCTGGACTCCCAGGCAGCAGGTGGAGTTTCGGGGTGTGTATCATTCCTTCAGGGCGAAGCAGCACCGGCCGGTGCTCAAAGGGCTCGAGTATACGAGCGGCCGGGTCAAAGATGGTCAGCTGCAGGGTCGCCTTAAGGACTTGTGCGCTAAG GTGCAAAGTGGAGGAAACCCTCAAGTGTCTGAAATCCTTGCTGTTCGACGCGTGTTTGCTGGACCCCCTCTGGGTGTAAAGAGGATGAGAGTGAATCACATG AGACACATCAGCCCCCTGCTCTTCCTGACACCTCGCCTCCCGGGTTTCCTGATTCGCCATCGGCTGAACAGCCACGCCCTGGAGCTGCTCTGGCTGGACCGCGCCCTCAGCCGGCTGGGCGCTCACCAGCTGAGTGACTCTGAACTCAAACAT GCTTGTTATCTGAGGGGTCTCAATTCTGATAGTCTTAGCCCTAACCAGTGCCGTGAGTGGTTATCCCAGTGGCTTCAGGTGTCCTCCTCTTTAAAag AATCTGAGGTGTCACTGCTCCTGCACAGCATTGTATTGCTCTCTGCCAACTACCCCAACGGTCCCAACCGCCACTGA